The window CACTTTATAACTTTCTTTAAACCAGTTAAGGTCCATTTGTCCATTTTGAAGGTCAGTAAAATCAATGTCTGTGTATCTTCTTACAATCTTCTTTTCTTCATCACTCAATATATCATTCATATGGGCTTTAAAATAATATGCTGCCTTTTTAAGCCCAGGCATATTCAGGTAGCTTTCTGTAAAATCTACAAATCTTAGGTTATACATGGTACATTCCAGAAGTTTTTCGTTACTGATTCCATAGGCTTTAACCAGCCCATTAAATACTTCCTGATTATCGGTTTCCAGTGGTATAACTTTACTGATGATGGAAGAAAACTGAACCTTCTTACCGCCATTTTCATAGTAGTAACCTCGATGAAGTTTACCTTTACCTAACTTAAAAATAGTTTTTAAAAAGATATGACTGCCTTTAAATACATTCAGTGCACTCAACACATGGCTATATTCTGTATCAAGTTCTGTTCTATCAAGTTCTTTTTCTAGCATAATGGGTACGACCGTATCATATATTTCATCAATGATAGGGTTTGATTTTCTATTTTTAATTTTATGGTCAATAAACGTGAATATGTCTTTTGATAGGGATGACTTAGCATAACCATTGTTTTTAAGAACTTCCGTGTTTAAAGCACATTGATACAAGTAGTCCTTTTTGAGATATCCCTTATCTATAAAGTGGAGCAATAAGTCATAATGCATATGTAGACGTCCAACATTATTCACTTTCATATAAACGTGAAAAGCATATTGATCATTTTTGAATGCAAATCCTCTATCTCTACCCTGCTCTTTATAAAAGGCGAATTCTTGTAAATAAGTAGTTCTTAAAAACATATTATCTTGATTTGTAAATAAAGAATCCGTCTCTTGGTTGCCTTCTTTGGCATTCTCATCTTTATAAACAAATGCACAATAATGAATAAATATGTCCCGATATTCATAACAAATATCTTCTTTTAATACATCCTTTTTGTAGTCTAAAAGTACATCCAAAACAAAATCTAGATTTCTCCAATGAGCACAGGTATCTTCTTCTTGTGTCACTATTTGTTTTATGTTGGGATAATAGTGTTTGTCTATATAAGCGTGTATTTTATCCAATTTCTTTTTATTATACATGCTTTGATAATAATAATAATCAGCGAAGGAAGCAAAATATTGAAAAAGCAATAATTCTTCATTTGAATATTTATTTAAAAGTTGTAAGACCTCATCTCTAAACATAATATTTTCATGTTTTTTAAGATGCGTATCCCATTGGTAATCCATTTTTAGTAACCCTCTGTTGGAGTAGCCCTGAGCATAGCCATATTTGATCACTTTTTTACTGCCATCACCATCGATAAGTGTCATTTCTTCGCCTATATGCTTTTCATGAATGTCTTTTACATCATGATAGATCTCTGCTAATCTTTTTTTATTGGCGCTATTAATTTTTAATTTTTCAATACGTTTTTCGTCATAGGTTAATTCTTCTAATACAACCTCATAAGCTTTGTCATAAAAATCATGTGCTGTTGTTCCCTTAGCTTTTTCAATGATTTCTTCACCTATCAATTTGTCTACATCTGCACTAAGATTTTCTACAAAGTCTTTTACCTTAAGTATTTTGGTCACTTCTTCGTAATCATCATGATGTTTAATGCGATCATAATTATCCATCAATATACTGATGGCCCCGCTTTGTTTTTCTTGATTTTTATCCTTTAACAAGGTTTTGGAACAGGCTATAATAATATCTTCATTTGCCTGGGTAAACAACGATGTTATATGCTTTCTTGCATCACTTCTTTTGGTTTTTAAGAAGGAGGCAATTAATTGGTATTCATCAGGCGTTAATTGTAGGTTTAACTTTGTTATGGTCTCAAATGCGGAATCGCGTATATTTGCACTATTTGAGCCTAATAACTTAATGAGGGTTTCTCTCATCATGGGATGCTTAATAGAAGTATAAACAAGATTGACCCGATATGGATATTTTTCAAAATGTCTATATACCCTTTCATACCCATAATCTGTCTCATCACATAGACTTGTTAGGATACCCATGGCGTGGTGGCTTTTATTGATTCGGCGTTCTTTTTCATATGCAAACATCCTATATTTTGGGGGTATTTTTTTTGTGCTATCTAAATAATCACAATAAGCGTCAATGTATTCTTTTTTATGTGTATCACTAGCAAAAGTGACATCTATGTTAAGGTAAAACACTAACGCTTTTATGTTTTCATTAGCCGTTTCTGTTAATGCATGTACGATTAGATCTGATGGAACTTGCAGCTTGCAGTTTTCGATGAAGAATAGATAGACGGCTTTCTCATAGTCTTTTGCTTCCTTAAAATGCTTTAAAATATAGCACATAGCATCTTCAAATTTAAAGCAAGCCGTTGCATATAGACCTATATATATGTCTAAGGCAGATTTTGATTGTAGATATTTATCCGTCTCTTTGTTAACGATACATGCATACACACCTTTTGCTACAACATCCAAGTTCCTCTTTTCTTCTATTTGATAGTCAAGTCCTGTAAAGCACATAAAAGCCCTCTTAACTGAAGAAAAACGTGTAAGATTCTCTTCATAGATATACTTGATAAACCTTGCGTAGGTATTCACATGTCCCAGATCAATGGATTCAACAATGGATGACCTTAGCCCTTCTGACTGTCTGGCAGACTTGAGTAAATCCATCACCATGTCGTGAGCTTTTGTATTGTTGGACATTAACATACCCGATATCATGGTACGGGAAAAGTTTTTTAGATTTTCATTTTCATAGATCATACGTGATATAATTTCCAGTGCTTCATCCCCTTCAGGCATAGAAAAAAGTGTGCCATAGTACCGATAACCCATATAATCATAATCTTGTTTAAAATACATTTTCCCTTTTAAATGCTGACAAATATCAAGTCCAGCTTCTTGATAGGTAAAAAAATCTTTTAACACTTTATATAGTTTAAAAATATCCGTATAGCAGTCTTCTTTTCTGTAAGCTCTAAAATAATAGTTCTCAGCACTCCCTATTTCTTTTAATAAGTCTAAATAGGTGTCAAACATTTTTCGATGCAATCCATGAAGCTTGTTATAATAAAACAACATGACATCCACATGAAGGAGTTCTTCTTTTGTTTTTGGATGGAGGTCTTTCAGGTGACGCATTCTATTAAGCACAGACATCTCTTGTTGGTGAATGGCTCTATATGCATAAAGATCTACCTGTTCGATAGCGCATAGAGACACATACATATTCTGATCCCTATTCTTTACTTCTTCATAGCTTTTATCTTCTAGTTCCCGTTGAAATTCTCTCATGGTTTTTTCCATTTTTATCTCCTTTTTAGATGGGATTCATTATGATTTATTAAGCCTCTAATATTAAAAATACCTTCCTGCAAGCATTGTAAAACGTATAAATGTGATGCTATCGTTTTCTTTTAAATGGATTGCACTTGATAGGTCTACAATTTCTTGGTTACCTATGAAAACCGCATATAATCCATCTTGAAAAGCTAAGGAAGCAACTTTTTTGGCATGTTTTCTATCAATTTTATTATTCGCTCTGTATTGAAAACCAAAGCTCACCTTTCCATTTATAAGCATGCGGTCAATATCTTCTTGTGACAACACTTGCAATTCTTTATGCTCATATTTATCTATCTCGATATCTACTAAATTATGGATAAGGTCTTGAAGGATGTTAATCTTATTATTAATTGTGTATGGAACAGGCTGTATGCCCCTTGTTTTATTGGATGATTTTAACATGATGTTTACTTTCATTTTATCCCCTTTGTTTTTAGTGTCTTTTTTAAAGACTATTGTCCATTTATTAATGGCTATGACCATGATTATGTCTAAATATTTTGATTAATCCTTTTAAATTTTAACTTAGACATGTAATAAGTATGACTTGCCCACTTTATCCTACTACTTACCATTATAATATATTATTGTAAAATGTAAAATTACCACTTCAAAAAGAGGATAAGACAAAAAAAATTCCACGATAACAGTGGAATTCTTCATTTGATAGACGTATACTTTTTAAGTCGTTCTCTAATTTCAGCACTAAGTTTTCGTTTCTCAACAAAGGGTAGAATACCCAAAGACCTTCTGCGAACCGCAACAGGCAGCATCCAATTATCTATCATTTTGAGTGTGATATTAGACAACTTCGTATACTCGTCTATTAAGGTTTCAATGATTATTTCTCGTATAGGGTCTTTTAATGGCAATTCACCGTATTTTATCATTAGAATAAATTCTGCTAAGTCAGCTGCTGGATTACCCATTGAAGCGTGCATCCAATCGATTAATATAGCTTCATTATTTCTAATCATGATATTATTCAGATTAAGATCACCGTGGCATAATTGTTGTTTTTTGGGAATACTGTTCAACATATTAACAACTGATTCTAACTCTGAAGCAGTTAGATGTTTTGCATGTTTGATAGCATTTGTTATAGTGTCTCTTTGGGATGGCATATTCTCAACAGATACATTATGTGTTTTATATAACATCCTAGCTGTCATTTGGGCAATCTCTTTATGACTAAATTGCATGACATCATTTTTGCCAAGGGTATTATTTATCCACTGTCTTTGAAAATATTGCATCAATGTGGTGCCATATATGCGTTCAGATACAATCCCAGGACGACCATCAATATATATCAATTCAAAGGGTTGTGGTATGGGCACCCCATTATTCCAAGCAACTTGGCTATTTAAATACTCTAATTGCATGTCATGATGGCTATTTATATTCTTTGCCAGCTTAATAATTTTATGACGATCCTCCCACTCAAAAATCTCAGCACAAAGACCTTCATTTATTTTTATACCTTTTTCTATATTTCTCTTTCTTTTTACATGATAACTATTCACTTTGCATCTCTATCCATTCAGTTTAATTCTATTCTATTAACTCTCTTGAGCTAACGCAGCTATTTTAATATCACTAACTGTAATGATAGTAGTACTTGCTTCGGCACCAATAGGTGTAGCGGTGACAAAATAATCACAACATCCTGGGCAAGTTTCACAGTCGCAAGATATAAATTGGAATGCACCTGTACCCTTTTCAATGACGTCAAAAACTTCAACTACCCATACCCCTATTGGTACAGGACCTCTATTGTCACAGGTTTTGAATAACTCAATTTGTAGCTGTAATAACGCCTCT is drawn from Vallitalea pronyensis and contains these coding sequences:
- a CDS encoding DUF4132 domain-containing protein produces the protein MEKTMREFQRELEDKSYEEVKNRDQNMYVSLCAIEQVDLYAYRAIHQQEMSVLNRMRHLKDLHPKTKEELLHVDVMLFYYNKLHGLHRKMFDTYLDLLKEIGSAENYYFRAYRKEDCYTDIFKLYKVLKDFFTYQEAGLDICQHLKGKMYFKQDYDYMGYRYYGTLFSMPEGDEALEIISRMIYENENLKNFSRTMISGMLMSNNTKAHDMVMDLLKSARQSEGLRSSIVESIDLGHVNTYARFIKYIYEENLTRFSSVKRAFMCFTGLDYQIEEKRNLDVVAKGVYACIVNKETDKYLQSKSALDIYIGLYATACFKFEDAMCYILKHFKEAKDYEKAVYLFFIENCKLQVPSDLIVHALTETANENIKALVFYLNIDVTFASDTHKKEYIDAYCDYLDSTKKIPPKYRMFAYEKERRINKSHHAMGILTSLCDETDYGYERVYRHFEKYPYRVNLVYTSIKHPMMRETLIKLLGSNSANIRDSAFETITKLNLQLTPDEYQLIASFLKTKRSDARKHITSLFTQANEDIIIACSKTLLKDKNQEKQSGAISILMDNYDRIKHHDDYEEVTKILKVKDFVENLSADVDKLIGEEIIEKAKGTTAHDFYDKAYEVVLEELTYDEKRIEKLKINSANKKRLAEIYHDVKDIHEKHIGEEMTLIDGDGSKKVIKYGYAQGYSNRGLLKMDYQWDTHLKKHENIMFRDEVLQLLNKYSNEELLLFQYFASFADYYYYQSMYNKKKLDKIHAYIDKHYYPNIKQIVTQEEDTCAHWRNLDFVLDVLLDYKKDVLKEDICYEYRDIFIHYCAFVYKDENAKEGNQETDSLFTNQDNMFLRTTYLQEFAFYKEQGRDRGFAFKNDQYAFHVYMKVNNVGRLHMHYDLLLHFIDKGYLKKDYLYQCALNTEVLKNNGYAKSSLSKDIFTFIDHKIKNRKSNPIIDEIYDTVVPIMLEKELDRTELDTEYSHVLSALNVFKGSHIFLKTIFKLGKGKLHRGYYYENGGKKVQFSSIISKVIPLETDNQEVFNGLVKAYGISNEKLLECTMYNLRFVDFTESYLNMPGLKKAAYYFKAHMNDILSDEEKKIVRRYTDIDFTDLQNGQMDLNWFKESYKVLGKEKFNLLYESAKYITDGAKHKRAQYFADAVLGKLKLKDIESRINDKRHQDMILAYGLLPLRGNKHHACLKRYKRLQLFLKESKQFGAQKRQSEKLKVAIAINNLARNDGFNDVNRFIWHMETALIDEVREVFEPKQVGEIDVYISIENPQKPEIVVSKQHKKLKSIPASYKKDAYIKMLREVKKDLKDQYARARNTLEEAMINEDVFTSSELKALYQHPIIGSILQELLLTCRDHIGFYTIDGVLKTLKKDIELDDQDTLTITHPIHLKENGNWVQWQHYMLENAIKQPFKQVFRELYVMTDDELKNDGFTNRFAGYQIEGKKMLGIMKSRGWMINDYDGFEKVNHKSNVRVDMYCYADWFMPSEVESPSLEKVMFMDNKTDKTVAMSSLSPVLFSETMRDIDLVVSVAYVGGVDVLLNHTTMEMRKRILEHNLALFHVNDYSFDKNHINIVGTYGHYSVHLGSGTIHMQGKGMLPVFPVHAQQRGHIFLPFVDEDPKTAEIISKVLMLASDDKIKDPSVLMHLR
- a CDS encoding phosphotransferase produces the protein MNSYHVKRKRNIEKGIKINEGLCAEIFEWEDRHKIIKLAKNINSHHDMQLEYLNSQVAWNNGVPIPQPFELIYIDGRPGIVSERIYGTTLMQYFQRQWINNTLGKNDVMQFSHKEIAQMTARMLYKTHNVSVENMPSQRDTITNAIKHAKHLTASELESVVNMLNSIPKKQQLCHGDLNLNNIMIRNNEAILIDWMHASMGNPAADLAEFILMIKYGELPLKDPIREIIIETLIDEYTKLSNITLKMIDNWMLPVAVRRRSLGILPFVEKRKLSAEIRERLKKYTSIK